From the Eschrichtius robustus isolate mEscRob2 chromosome 3, mEscRob2.pri, whole genome shotgun sequence genome, the window TTGAAGATGAATAGGTTgctgacttctttcatcagtgaggACAATTCACTCCTAGGACTCCTAAAAGCTTTGACAGACCGCCTAGTTGAACACTTATTTTATTCCTGAGCTGCCACTGTGCTGTTCAAGTCACAGCCTCCCCACTTCAAAATTATCTCAGGATTTTGTAAACAGGAATATGGTCAAAATGCAATACGAGATTGAAATTTGGAAAGCCAGGCTGGAAAGTGAGTCAACAGCTGTTGAGATCTTGGATTACATTTAACCCCTTTTCCATCCAAGAAAGTCACAAATACTTTTTGTAATTAAACTATTTTCATAAATCTATTAAATCTTCCCTCTAAGTGAACTCTAGATTCCATTATAttaattgtattgttataaaattTCCCCATTTGATAAAAAAAATGAACCAAATGAAAAACCTTGGACACTTAATCTAGTatctgccacttactgtgtgatctcaggcaagtttgaaaaattaaaacgggtaaaaatacctccatttcatatCTCCCTTAGGTATATTCTGCTATATTTTCAAAATCTTTATAAATTAAAGGCTTAAACACTTCTGTATTTTTAGATGAGTAACTTTACGCAAAAAGTTTTAATtgtggcagaaataaagacaaaaatcaaaTATGCAAGTGATGAAATCAATGTATAGATAAACTTCATATCCTAATAAGGAACTAAGGAATCCAAAACATTTTGTGATACtataaaagttatttattcaCTATACACAGAACATGTCCCCTATAAAATGTACATGTAAATCACTAGAAAGTATATTTGGTGAACATTTTCTCAATTACAGAACATACTACATCAGTTGGGAATAACAGCTGTCTGCCTCAAAATAATCTAATTATAGCACCCAGAGTCTCCTTTACATCTGATGCAAAGTTAAATACTTATTTTGGGGATTGTTTCCTAACGTGTTTGAGGAGGCAGAGTTAACAATTATATATAACTCTAGTATATTACAGTCACTGCACAGTAAATCAGTTTATTACAGATTAAAAcatcattttttcattatttgtatTAATGGGATGAAAACAAATACTGGATACTTTTAAATGGCAAATAACCACAAAATTACTTATCTTTGATAGTATATTGGGTTTTATAATTACATAGGATATAAATGGTGTAAAATAGTTATAATACACCTCAAACAAAACAGTGAGGCCACACTGTAATGATTTCACTAGATTGTGCTCAGTAGACATTTATTGAATAAgtgaattttatctatttttctccccAATTACCCAGTACAATTTTTGCCCACAGTaagggctcagtaaatgtttgctgaatataCTGACTAGGAAAGAGGTGAGAAGAGATGGACCCTCTTAGCTGGATGTCAAGTATAATTGGAATTTATGTGGGAGAGTGTTTAAGGAAGATGTAAACCGCATGTGGCATACAAGTAAGGAAACTCAGATGCCAACAAAGCAAACCATTAAGCAGAAAGCACTGGCACTGGAATAAACAAAGGCAAGATTTGCCAATAGCAAAAACAGAACTGACTTTAAGAGATAAGCAAGTTTATACTGGACCATACCTTTTCTCACCCAATTCAGTTTGAGACAGACCAATAGAGGCACTGTAAGAGACTATGGCTGTCTTCCTTGATATTCAAACATCCTAGTTTCCAATTTAACATGGACCTGTTACCCATGAATCAATATAAACCTATTCAGATTTAGGGATTAGTTTCCACAAGTACAAAGttgaatttccttttatttgtccTAAAATGCTTACTTTCAAACTTGAAGGGACTTCAATTATTCCATGTAGTTTCGAtaacattcttttatcttttcagaCCAGAGTCAAAATATTCGTACAGTATTCATACTGCAGCACCTTCCACCCACCCTTTGGTCGCTTGAACTGCCCTTCTTTGGTTCTTTTTCCGCTTTCTCAGATCTTTCTTGAAGTGTAGTAAGCAGAACTGTACTGGGTATTCCAGCTGCAGTTTGGTCTTAAATAAAAGAAGGATGTTTGTCAGtttggttttctttattcttctctgtggtaTACAGGATTTTGTTAGTTGAACTGGATGTAGCAGCTTACAGGGCCAAATTTTCAAGAGAATAGTACAATAGTTCCCAGGTCTTTTCCCTGGGTTGTAACTTAACAGCTCATACTCTATGTAGCACCTTTCCTTTCTCACTGAAGCATTATCTGTCATTATTCTTCTTGCTTACttggcttcaaaaaaaaaaaaaaaaaatgcagagtgATCTTAAGCAAAAAGAGAGGTGAAGTGTCAGCTCTCACTTGAGTCTTGATATGTTCTACTCCAATACTGAGCCGTGCCAGACAcacagtagatactcaataattaTGGAACTCAACCATGTAACCCAACATTAAAGCCCTGTATAAGGATCCTTAAGTATCAGTAGGATCCTATCATGGGTTCAAATATAAAATAGTCCCTTTGAAGCTATGTTATTTAGGTATGTCACTTTAGAAATAACATATAAGGTTCTCAAGAAAATAGCATGAGTCTAAAAATAAGTGacacaagtaaaaaataaaaacgaaaCTATTACTTCTAATTCTATACAGACTAAGAAAAATTAAACGGGTTATTTCCCCAATCTACTCTAATTacagtccattaaaaaaaaaaaaacatctaagGATCCGGCTGAGCTCAAATCCTGGATctgccttttattgctttttctttgtgcctccatttccttatcATCTGTTACACGAGAAAATAAAAGTATCTTTCTCATAGGGTTTCGTGATGAGTAAATGAGTTAACACATAAAGcttttagaacagtgtctggcacatcataaatactcaataaatatcagctatACTTGTCATTATAAAGCAGCGTGAACTCAAACCACAAAACACCTAAACCAGTTCCCCACAGTGATTATCACTTAATATTAAGTGCTCACGAACATtcaatgcaaaaatattttaaatcacacCATAAACATAAGGCCCAATCCATCTTGTTTAGGATGGGGAAGAGTAGAATTATTGGTCCAtctaataatgaaaatataaacttaaaattagctgactcaaatttcattttaatgcGTATCTTAACACTACCAATAACCTCTAAGTTATTTAACCCAAGGGGTTTAATAAGCAATAATGAAACAACTCTGACATTACATAAGGAATTTTTAACTACTACGTAAAAGATGTACCTTTCTGGCAGGTTCTATCATTTCCAAAGTAAAACCTGTGCCTAGTGCAACACTGATTTAAAATACTCCTAAATCCGCTGTTATTGTATAATCTCATTCAAAACTATAATAATTCCAGTTAatcattatttccttcattttgtttttattatagcaTGTTTGCTTAATTTACAGCAAGCAGAAAATAAGCTGGGTCTTGTTTTGATCCAAACATTGATGTTTTAAAGGTTGTACAcaatatttgttaaaaagaacatataaaaatACCTTTTTAGAAGCTTctataagaaagaaaatacaaagtttaACCCCACAACTTTCCTCTTTGCTAGAACTGCAAACTACTGCTACAGTTTTAAATAGACTTTTTGTTGTTTAAACTATACATCCaggaaaatctaaaaaaattaaagaaacgtGCATATAAATGATTGCATAGCAGAACATGAACATTAACTGCAAACAGTAAAGAAATGAAAGTTAGAAATACTATCAAATATACAAAGGTTCTAGAATCAATCCTTTAAACACATTCCACAAACAGTATTTAAAACCACCTTTTGTTCTTTACAGGCAAGGCCTAGATTACTAAAACCAAAATTGAAAAAAGTAATCCTCTAAAAGGAATGGTTTCCCCACAACATTTCTTACTTATTATGCCTGTAAGCAAGCAATCTAAAAATTTTAAGGATGCCAGCTTTTATTCTGAAATGAGATTGGACACGTCAAGTCACTTTTTATTGCCCCCAAATGATCTCGCAGAGAGATGTTAGAAATTATAAAGAGTTAGGGTATTATTTTCATCAGGTACTACATGGATAATCAGTCAAAACCTCAAGAGATGTGACTTTCTTAgttttttccagaattatttaaaATCTCATGGCACCACAGAATCACGTAGAATGGGAGTGTTGTCTTTTTACTTGCCTCACATTAAATAAACTGAGGCGTGAAGAACAAGCCTCCTTCATAAAGATATGGGCAAATTTTGATACAAATGCACACACCAAGTGCTTTAAGCATCAAAATTCAGTCCTTTTACACTATGCgcacacacaaacaaaacctACTTTGAAAACACTTTACTTGCTTTTAACAGCAGTAAGAAAACTAAGCAATATTATGGTCAACAATGCTCCTTAAAGTTTAGAGTAACTGCATAagagcattcttttccccttaaaATTATTTCTGCCATCATCAACCTGCCCAAATTTTAAGGGGGGTTTTTCCGATGTTTGTATGGTTCCAAATCTTCACAGAAACCAGAAAAGTGAAGGCTCCGTGTTTCAATCAAAAACTCCATCTCCCTGAAAATGCTACTTAACCCAGTTGGCGTCATTTCCCGAGACAGTGGGGTTAACAAAAGAACTATTCCACACTGTGCCATAAATTATCATCGTGGGTCTCGACACCTTGACAAGACAAAAAGGTCCACCCTGAACCTAAATGTGTCTAGTCGGGTCAGTGTTGTACGGTGGCTACAACTTCACTTTTGTATCATTCTACCTTATTAGCAAGCTACATTTCTAGGTTAACAGTTCTACCAAATATGGatatgaaagtttatttttagtAAGACAATGTTGCAAATTATGGTCAACCAACATCTTTTCACCAATACCTCAagcattaaaaaatgagaatctttacaaaaatatacagagacACCACAAATTGGTAGCTGCCCATAACATTAAACAAACTGGACTCTTAAGAGTGGCTTCTCAACagcatttcattttaataataaccATTGCCTGGTACAGGGAAAACTGACAAGTGTTTTTTTAAGCATCATTGCAACATTGTATTCCTGATAATTTAAGTAAACCAAActatgagtaaatgaatgatacATGCCTAAAAATATCATGGTTTATACTATCAGTGGCCACTGGACTTAGGACTAGTCCAAGACCTTGATCTAGATTTTGACCTAGACCTAGACTGTGATCTTGACTGAGATTTGGATCTAGGTGgttcttttttccttgattccTTTTCATATCTTGAGCCAGACTTATAATGTGTTTTGGAATCTGTTTTAGAGGTGCCTCTAGTTTTGGTGTGAGATGCAGACCTAGAACGTGATTtagccttcatttctttcttgggCTGGGACTTGGACCGTGATCTTGAATTGGATTTAGATCTTGAAAAAGATCGATTTCGGTGTTTGAATCTTTCAAAACAGAGGAGAGATACAATTAGAGTAAAAATTAGATTCTATATTAatcaaatttgttatttttagagCAAAAGTTCACTCTGAAATTGAAAAATGTATAGTCTTTTTCAAAGCAAAGTTATTTACCTATCATTGTCGGAATGGCTTCTGCTACGCCGTGGTCTTCCAGTCGGTCTACTGCTAAAAAGTACATCAGAAAAAGCAAACAGTGACACATGTCTATTTACAAGTTTCTAATTAAAAAAGTGAACCATAAAACTTTTAAGACAAagcactaaaaatatttttagtctcAATGAAGCATACAATGTACATAATTAAAAGTacacaagattttaaaaaattaaaggccAACAAACTAAATCTTTTCTGTGGTACACATCACTTACTTTCTAGGACTATAAGATCTTCTATAGTTGTAATCAAAGGAACGACTTCTTGATCTCCTTCTTTCGTAACTTCGGCTTCTAGAACGTCTGTATCTGTCATAATCATCATAGCGTGAAGAACTATACACATTCCTCCCTTCCTTGGCTTTCATCTGATTTGGAGCTATGAAATACACAGAacagaaatatttacaaacattaaAAACGTAGTATTTAAGCCTCCAAATTAT encodes:
- the SRSF10 gene encoding serine/arginine-rich splicing factor 10 isoform X6 encodes the protein MSRYLRPPNTSLFVRNVADDTRSEDLRREFGRYGPIVDVYVPLDFYTRRPRGFAYVQFEDVRDAEDALHNLDRKWICGRQIEIQFAQGDRKTPNQMKAKEGRNVYSSSRYDDYDRYRRSRSRSYERRRSRSRSFDYNYRRSYSPRNSRPTGRPRRSRSHSDNDRFKHRNRSFSRSKSNSRSRSKSQPKKEMKAKSRSRPNCSWNTQYSSAYYTSRKI
- the SRSF10 gene encoding serine/arginine-rich splicing factor 10 isoform X3; protein product: MSRYLRPPNTSLFVRNVADDTRSEDLRREFGRYGPIVDVYVPLDFYTRRPRGFAYVQFEDVRDAEDALHNLDRKWICGRQIEIQFAQGDRKTPNQMKAKEGRNVYSSSRYDDYDRYRRSRSRSYERRRSRSRSFDYNYRRSYSPRNSRPTGRPRRSRSHSDNDRPNCSWNTQYSSAYYTSRKI
- the SRSF10 gene encoding serine/arginine-rich splicing factor 10 isoform X2; the protein is MSRYLRPPNTSLFVRNVADDTRSEDLRREFGRYGPIVDVYVPLDFYTRRPRGFAYVQFEDVRDAEDALHNLDRKWICGRQIEIQFAQGDRKTPNQMKAKEGRNVYSSSRYDDYDRYRRSRSRSYERRRSRSRSFDYNYRRSYSPRNRPTGRPRRSRSHSDNDRFKHRNRSFSRSKSNSRSRSKSQPKKEMKAKSRSRSASHTKTRGTSKTDSKTHYKSGSRYEKESRKKEPPRSKSQSRSQSRSRSKSRSRSWTSPKSSGH
- the SRSF10 gene encoding serine/arginine-rich splicing factor 10 isoform X4 produces the protein MSRYLRPPNTSLFVRNVADDTRSEDLRREFGRYGPIVDVYVPLDFYTRRPRGFAYVQFEDVRDAEDALHNLDRKWICGRQIEIQFAQGDRKTPNQMKAKEGRNVYSSSRYDDYDRYRRSRSRSYERRRSRSRSFDYNYRRSYSPRNRPTGRPRRSRSHSDNDRPNCSWNTQYSSAYYTSRKI
- the SRSF10 gene encoding serine/arginine-rich splicing factor 10 isoform X1 gives rise to the protein MSRYLRPPNTSLFVRNVADDTRSEDLRREFGRYGPIVDVYVPLDFYTRRPRGFAYVQFEDVRDAEDALHNLDRKWICGRQIEIQFAQGDRKTPNQMKAKEGRNVYSSSRYDDYDRYRRSRSRSYERRRSRSRSFDYNYRRSYSPRNSRPTGRPRRSRSHSDNDRFKHRNRSFSRSKSNSRSRSKSQPKKEMKAKSRSRSASHTKTRGTSKTDSKTHYKSGSRYEKESRKKEPPRSKSQSRSQSRSRSKSRSRSWTSPKSSGH